The genomic DNA ACCGCCGCAGCAAGCAGGTGTTTGTCAAGGTTCTCATTGCCGAGGTTTCCCTGGATAAATCCAGGGAACTGGGGATGCAAAGCGGCGTTGTCGGCGGGGCAGCGCTTGACAAGTATCTGGCTGTCGCCGGTATTTACGACCCGCTCGGCACCCTGAGTTCGGTCCTCGGCAGCTTGAGCGGCTCAACATCTTCGTCGCTGCTGAGCAATTTCGAGGCGCGACCGGCCAACGTTGCCGCAGTGCTCAAGGCGCTGGACAAGAACGGCCTGCTGAATATCCTCTCCACCCCCAACATCCTGACCACGGACAATAAAGAGGCTGAGATCAATGTCGGCGAAAACGTCCCGTTCCAGGGCTCATCGACCGTTACTACCGGATTTCAGACAACCTCGGTGGAGCGCAAGGACATCGGCATCAACCTGAAGATCAAGCCCCAGATCAGTGAGGGGGATTATATCCGGATGGATATCAACCAGGAGATCTCGGCGGTCAAGGACAGCAAGGGGCAGGCGATCGACCTGGTCACCACCAAACGCTCGGCCAAGACCAGCATTATCGTCAAGGACAAGGAAACGGTGGTCATCGGCGGCCTGATCCAGGACAGCGAAAATGAGACGGTCAACAAGATCCCTTTTCTGGGTGACATCCCCGGCCTTGGCTGGCTTTTCAAAACCAAGACCAAGATCCGGCAGAAGACCAACCTGATGATCATGCTCACCCCGCACATCGTCAAAGATGCTGCCGACCTGGCGGCAACCTCGCAGCTTCAGAAGAGCAGCTTCGCTGAAGCCCTCAGCAAGGATGCCCCGTTGAACGTCCGGGAAGAGCTGCAAATCAAACCATGAGCAATCTCGACCACGCATCACTGGCAACCCGGCTCGATCTCCCTTTTCTGGATGAGATCGACGACTCGCTGGTAGACACGGCCCTGCTCCACAAGCTGCCGCTGGCTTTTGCCCGCAGCAGACAGGTGTTGCCGCTGCGCCTGGATAATGACGGGCTGCAGGTGGCGATGGGCGACCCGACCGATCTTCCTGCGCTTGACGAGCTTGGCGATCTCTATGCTGCCCCGGCTCAGGGAATCGTCGTCCCGCCCAAAGAGGTCCTGGACGCCATAAACCGTCTTTATTCCAAGCTGGCCGGCTCTGCCCAGGAGGTTGTCGAGGAACTGGAGGGGGAAGACCTCTCCACCATTGCCTCGGAACTGTCGCACCCGAAGGACCTCCTTGACCTCACCGATGAGGCGCCGGTCATCAGGCTGCTTAACTCCATTCTCTTCCAGGCAGTCAAGGAGCGGGCCAGCGATATCCACATCGAGCCATTCGAGCGGGAACTGGAGGTCCGGTTCCGGATCGATGGGGTGCTGTACCAGATGCTGACCCCACCCAAGGTTGTCCAGGAAGCACTGATTTCCAGAGTGAAGATCATGGCCTCCCTGAACATCGCGGAAAAGCGGCTGCCGCAGGACGGCCGTCTGCGGGTTATCGTTGCCGGCAGGGACGTGGATATCAGGGTCTCCATTATCCCGACCTTTTTCGGCGAGCGGGTGGTGCTCAGGCTGCTGGACAAGCAGAAAGGGGTTATCTCCCTTTCCAACATCGGCCTGGCCGACAGGCAGGTATCGCTCATGGAGCGGCTGCTCGCCAGATCCAACGGCATCATCCTCGTTACCGGCCCGACCGGCAGCGGCAAGACCACCACGCTCTACGCCGCCCTGACCAGGATCAACTCCCCGGAAAAGAACATCATCACCATAGAAGACCCGATCGAGTACCAGCTGAAGGGGGTCGGCCAGATCCAGGTCAACGCCAAGATCGACTTGACCTTTGCCAATGGCCTCAGGTCGGTGCTGCGCCAGGACCCGGACATCATCATGGTCGGCGAGATCCGGGACGCGGAAACCGCGGAGATCGCCATGCAGGCAAGCCTCACCGGCCACTTGGTCCTCTCCACGCTCCATACCAACGATGCCGCAACCGCCGTAACCCGCCTGGTCGATATGGGCGTGGAGCCGTTCATGGTCGCCTCCACCCTGTCCGCAGTGATCGCACAGCGGCTGG from Geoanaerobacter pelophilus includes the following:
- the gspE gene encoding type II secretion system ATPase GspE → MSNLDHASLATRLDLPFLDEIDDSLVDTALLHKLPLAFARSRQVLPLRLDNDGLQVAMGDPTDLPALDELGDLYAAPAQGIVVPPKEVLDAINRLYSKLAGSAQEVVEELEGEDLSTIASELSHPKDLLDLTDEAPVIRLLNSILFQAVKERASDIHIEPFERELEVRFRIDGVLYQMLTPPKVVQEALISRVKIMASLNIAEKRLPQDGRLRVIVAGRDVDIRVSIIPTFFGERVVLRLLDKQKGVISLSNIGLADRQVSLMERLLARSNGIILVTGPTGSGKTTTLYAALTRINSPEKNIITIEDPIEYQLKGVGQIQVNAKIDLTFANGLRSVLRQDPDIIMVGEIRDAETAEIAMQASLTGHLVLSTLHTNDAATAVTRLVDMGVEPFMVASTLSAVIAQRLVRVICPHCREEYTPDREYPGLTLPPKLFRGRGCDKCFNLGSIGRIGIYEMLPIDSELCSMIMQRKPAGLIKEYAVAHGMATLREDGMTKVAAGITTIEELLRVTQEDYADLSV